From the Kitasatospora viridis genome, one window contains:
- a CDS encoding TetR/AcrR family transcriptional regulator, with protein sequence METDETLDGGEEPGRRERNRQRTHLALVQAANRLFQEQGYDATTVRDIALAAGVGERTFFRYFRSKESLLVQQVRDLIPLLGSAIRNRPAAEPPLAALREAVLELATWHHTAPAMLLVGPQPLPPDLTSRGGRFLLFDLEQEVVDALQFRIAPADPTREQALRASVLGRAGVGALRAVRLTYTHLSPTEQATTDVLAMVRSAFQALGH encoded by the coding sequence GTGGAAACCGACGAGACCTTGGACGGCGGCGAGGAGCCGGGCCGCCGCGAACGGAACCGGCAGCGCACCCACCTCGCCCTGGTGCAGGCCGCCAACCGGCTCTTCCAGGAGCAGGGCTACGACGCCACCACCGTGCGGGACATCGCGCTCGCGGCCGGCGTCGGCGAGCGCACCTTCTTCCGCTACTTCCGGTCGAAGGAGAGCCTGTTGGTGCAACAGGTCCGCGACCTGATCCCGCTGCTCGGCAGCGCGATCCGTAACCGCCCGGCCGCCGAACCGCCGCTGGCGGCGCTGCGCGAGGCGGTGCTGGAACTGGCCACCTGGCACCACACGGCTCCGGCCATGCTGCTGGTCGGGCCGCAGCCGCTGCCGCCCGACCTGACCAGCCGGGGCGGCCGGTTCCTGCTCTTCGACCTGGAGCAGGAGGTGGTGGACGCGCTGCAGTTCCGGATCGCCCCCGCCGACCCGACCCGGGAGCAGGCCCTGCGGGCCTCCGTGCTCGGCCGCGCCGGGGTCGGCGCGCTGCGCGCCGTCCGCCTGACGTACACCCACCTGTCCCCGACCGAGCAGGCCACCACCGACGTGCTCGCGATGGTGCGCAGCGCCTTCCAGGCACTGGGACACTGA
- a CDS encoding cyclodeaminase/cyclohydrolase family protein, translating to MRDLTIGEFLRQLGARVPAPGGGASAALHAAQSAALLCMVARYTTGERYAEVQDAIARILAEAEELGDTALRLAEEDAAAFTAVTDAYGLPKATPEEKAARSAAIAGALVGAAQPPADTIAAARKLVALGAELAPIGNRNVLTDVAAATEAARAAATTARVNVEINLGGIKDEAAKAELLAAIADVDQIAAAAEAVTDAVRKEITK from the coding sequence ATGCGCGACCTGACCATCGGCGAGTTCCTGCGGCAACTGGGGGCCCGGGTGCCCGCCCCGGGCGGCGGGGCGAGCGCCGCGCTGCACGCGGCTCAGAGCGCGGCGCTGCTGTGCATGGTGGCCCGCTACACCACCGGCGAGCGCTACGCCGAGGTGCAGGACGCGATCGCGCGGATCCTGGCCGAGGCCGAGGAGCTGGGCGACACCGCGCTGCGGCTGGCCGAGGAGGACGCCGCCGCGTTCACCGCCGTCACCGACGCCTACGGACTGCCCAAGGCCACCCCCGAGGAGAAGGCCGCCCGCTCGGCCGCGATCGCCGGCGCCCTGGTCGGCGCCGCCCAGCCGCCGGCCGACACCATCGCCGCCGCCCGCAAGCTGGTCGCCCTCGGCGCGGAGCTGGCCCCGATCGGCAACCGCAACGTGCTGACCGACGTGGCCGCCGCCACCGAGGCCGCCCGGGCCGCCGCCACCACCGCCCGGGTCAACGTCGAGATCAACCTCGGCGGGATCAAGGACGAGGCGGCCAAGGCCGAACTGCTCGCCGCCATCGCCGACGTGGACCAGATCGCCGCCGCGGCCGAGGCCGTCACCGACGCGGTGCGGAAGGAGATCACCAAGTGA
- a CDS encoding bifunctional 5,10-methylenetetrahydrofolate dehydrogenase/5,10-methenyltetrahydrofolate cyclohydrolase, whose protein sequence is MTATEFKGGPLATRIRTDVAERAAKLTEQGRTPRLAVVTATDDEASAWYVRSIAKAAGKVGITCDIVDLGPAATTAEITATLERLSADDSVHGLMLQTPLPAGARLEELAGAIDFAKDVDGASPLSLGRLAAGLPAFAPATAEAVLSILEHYEVELQGKHVVVVGRSTVVGKPAAHLLLDRNATVTVCHSRTTDLAALTGSAEVLVAAVGRAGLITPGHVRPGATVIDVGTNPTEDGGLAGDVDPAVAEVAGALTPVPGGVGPVTTALLLRHTVEAAER, encoded by the coding sequence GTGACCGCCACCGAGTTCAAGGGCGGCCCGCTGGCCACCCGGATCCGCACCGACGTCGCCGAGCGCGCCGCCAAGCTGACCGAGCAGGGCCGCACCCCCCGCCTCGCCGTGGTCACCGCGACCGACGACGAGGCCAGCGCCTGGTACGTCCGCTCGATCGCCAAGGCCGCCGGCAAGGTCGGCATCACCTGCGACATCGTGGACCTCGGCCCGGCCGCCACCACCGCGGAGATCACCGCCACCCTGGAGCGGCTGAGCGCCGACGACTCGGTGCACGGCCTGATGCTGCAGACCCCGCTGCCGGCCGGTGCCCGGCTGGAGGAGCTGGCCGGCGCGATCGACTTCGCCAAGGACGTGGACGGCGCCAGCCCGCTCTCGCTCGGCCGCCTGGCCGCCGGGCTGCCGGCCTTCGCCCCGGCCACCGCCGAGGCCGTGCTCAGCATCCTGGAACACTACGAGGTCGAGCTCCAGGGCAAGCACGTGGTGGTGGTCGGCCGCTCCACCGTGGTCGGCAAGCCCGCCGCGCACCTGCTGCTGGACCGCAACGCCACCGTGACGGTCTGCCACTCGCGCACCACCGACCTGGCCGCCCTGACCGGCTCCGCCGAGGTGCTGGTGGCGGCGGTCGGCCGGGCCGGCCTGATCACCCCCGGGCACGTGCGCCCGGGTGCCACCGTGATCGACGTGGGCACCAACCCGACCGAGGACGGCGGGCTGGCCGGCGACGTGGACCCGGCGGTCGCCGAGGTCGCCGGGGCGCTCACCCCGGTGCCGGGCGGCGTCGGCCCGGTCACCACCGCGCTGCTGCTGCGGCACACCGTGGAGGCCGCGGAGCGCTGA
- a CDS encoding thioesterase II family protein: MQSADRIDQVFCLPYAGGSSMIFTKWPVPPGAPRWQGLDYPAHLLTLRQPPAASIEELAAAMAAKVLERAAGPYALFGVSMGALVAYEAALLAEAAGRGPELLVLAACLPPDRLLPHPGYRLSGIEPDDAMLAAFAARYQGMDEQALGDPRIRELVLPVLRADVRLYEEYGERHAGAPARPVAADLLLIGGTGDTAVPLAELACWREHGTGAAELLEFEGDHFFVDKRAPELVAELTARLRRRSVPVR; the protein is encoded by the coding sequence ATGCAGTCAGCGGACCGGATCGACCAGGTCTTCTGCCTGCCCTACGCGGGCGGCAGCAGCATGATCTTCACCAAGTGGCCGGTGCCGCCGGGCGCCCCGCGCTGGCAGGGACTGGACTACCCGGCCCACCTGCTGACGCTGCGTCAGCCGCCGGCCGCGAGCATCGAGGAGCTGGCCGCCGCGATGGCGGCCAAGGTGTTGGAGCGGGCCGCCGGGCCGTACGCGCTGTTCGGGGTGAGCATGGGCGCGCTGGTGGCCTACGAGGCCGCGCTGCTGGCCGAGGCCGCCGGTCGCGGCCCGGAGCTGCTGGTGCTGGCCGCCTGCCTGCCGCCGGACCGGCTGCTGCCCCACCCCGGCTACCGGCTCTCCGGGATCGAGCCGGACGACGCCATGCTGGCGGCCTTCGCCGCGCGCTACCAGGGCATGGACGAGCAGGCGCTGGGCGATCCGCGGATCCGCGAGCTGGTGCTGCCGGTGCTCCGCGCGGACGTGCGGCTCTACGAGGAGTACGGCGAGCGGCACGCGGGCGCCCCGGCCCGGCCGGTCGCCGCCGACCTGCTGCTGATCGGCGGCACCGGGGACACCGCGGTGCCCCTGGCGGAGCTGGCGTGCTGGCGAGAGCACGGCACCGGCGCGGCGGAGCTGCTGGAGTTCGAGGGCGACCACTTCTTCGTGGACAAGCGGGCGCCCGAGCTGGTGGCCGAGCTGACGGCGCGTCTGCGACGGCGCTCGGTGCCGGTGCGCTGA
- a CDS encoding metallophosphoesterase family protein yields the protein MSGNLLAISDLHIGHPENRSIVESLRPDDPSDWLIIAGDVCERFEDIAWVLAVLRDRFAELIWAPGNHELWTHPNDPVQLRGVERYQKLVELCRRLGVHSPEDPYPVWQGEDEQLVVAPLFTLYDYSFMAPGATTVEESLQIAHDSGIVCSDEFLLHPDPYPTRGDWCRARIELTERRLGEIDPSLRTVLINHYPLVREPTRILRYPQFAQWCGTELTADWHLKYRAAAMVYGHLHIPRVTWYDGVRFEEVSVGYPREWKPRGHRTWLRPIKGPAAR from the coding sequence GTGTCCGGCAACCTGCTCGCGATCAGCGACCTGCACATCGGCCACCCGGAGAACCGGTCGATCGTGGAGTCGCTGCGTCCTGACGACCCGTCGGACTGGCTGATCATCGCCGGGGACGTCTGCGAACGCTTCGAGGACATCGCCTGGGTGCTCGCCGTGCTCCGCGACCGGTTCGCCGAGCTGATCTGGGCCCCCGGCAACCACGAGCTGTGGACGCACCCCAACGACCCGGTGCAGCTGCGCGGCGTCGAGCGCTACCAGAAGCTGGTCGAGCTCTGCCGCCGGCTCGGCGTGCACTCCCCCGAGGACCCCTACCCGGTCTGGCAGGGCGAGGACGAGCAGCTCGTGGTGGCCCCGCTCTTCACGCTCTACGACTACTCGTTCATGGCGCCCGGCGCGACCACCGTCGAGGAGTCGCTGCAGATCGCGCACGACTCGGGGATCGTCTGCTCCGACGAGTTCCTGCTGCACCCGGACCCGTACCCGACCCGCGGCGACTGGTGCCGGGCCCGGATCGAGCTGACCGAGCGCCGGCTCGGCGAGATCGACCCCTCGCTGCGCACCGTGCTGATCAACCACTACCCGCTGGTCCGCGAGCCCACCAGGATCCTGCGCTACCCGCAGTTCGCCCAGTGGTGCGGCACCGAGCTGACCGCCGACTGGCACCTGAAGTACCGCGCGGCCGCCATGGTCTACGGCCACCTGCACATCCCCCGGGTCACCTGGTACGACGGCGTCCGGTTCGAGGAGGTCTCGGTCGGCTACCCGCGCGAGTGGAAGCCGCGCGGGCACCGCACCTGGCTGCGGCCGATCAAGGGGCCAGCAGCTCGGTGA
- a CDS encoding glycosyltransferase family 4 protein, which produces MASTLVITNDFPPRQGGIETFVHAMVTRMPAEDVVVYTSREPGDRAYDATLPFPVVRDSSRMLLPSGRVTKRAAEIARAHGCDRVWFGAAAPLALMAPALRRQGIRKMVATTHGHEIWWARIPGARQALGRIGRNVDAVTYLGQYTRARIAPALGPRAELTRLVPGVDAEVFRPDPSARERLRAELGLDGKQVIACVARTVPRKGQDMLIRALPLIRRQVPEAVLLIVGTGPYEAELRKLAERTAPGAVHFLGGRKHAETPPYYAAADVFAMPCRTRKAGLEAEGLGIVFLEAAAAGLPVVVGRSGGAPDTVRDGETGHVVDGASPASIARALTRILLDPERSEMGAAGRRWVQDEWSWDASARRLTELLAP; this is translated from the coding sequence ATGGCCTCCACCCTCGTCATCACCAACGACTTCCCGCCCCGCCAGGGCGGGATCGAGACCTTCGTCCACGCGATGGTGACCCGGATGCCGGCCGAGGACGTGGTGGTCTACACCTCGCGCGAGCCGGGCGACCGCGCCTACGACGCGACCCTGCCGTTCCCGGTGGTCCGGGACAGCAGCCGGATGCTGCTGCCCAGCGGCCGGGTCACCAAGCGGGCCGCCGAGATAGCCCGGGCGCACGGCTGCGACCGGGTCTGGTTCGGCGCGGCGGCCCCGCTGGCCCTGATGGCGCCGGCGCTGCGCCGCCAGGGCATCCGCAAGATGGTGGCCACCACCCACGGCCACGAGATCTGGTGGGCCAGGATCCCCGGCGCCCGGCAGGCGCTCGGCCGGATCGGGCGCAACGTGGACGCCGTCACCTACCTCGGCCAGTACACCCGGGCCCGGATAGCGCCCGCGCTCGGCCCGCGCGCCGAGCTGACCCGGCTGGTCCCCGGGGTGGACGCCGAGGTGTTCCGCCCCGACCCGTCGGCCCGCGAGCGGCTGCGCGCCGAACTGGGCCTGGACGGCAAGCAGGTGATCGCCTGCGTCGCCCGCACCGTGCCGCGCAAGGGCCAGGACATGCTGATCCGGGCGCTGCCGCTGATCCGCCGCCAGGTGCCCGAGGCGGTGCTGCTGATCGTCGGCACCGGCCCGTACGAGGCCGAGCTGCGCAAGCTGGCCGAGCGCACCGCCCCGGGCGCCGTGCACTTCCTCGGCGGCCGCAAGCACGCCGAGACCCCGCCCTACTACGCCGCCGCCGACGTCTTCGCGATGCCCTGCCGCACCCGCAAGGCCGGCCTGGAGGCGGAGGGCCTGGGCATCGTCTTCCTGGAGGCGGCCGCGGCCGGCCTCCCGGTGGTGGTCGGCCGCTCCGGCGGCGCCCCGGACACCGTGCGGGACGGCGAGACCGGCCACGTGGTGGACGGCGCCTCCCCGGCCTCGATCGCCCGGGCGCTGACCCGGATACTGCTCGACCCGGAGCGCTCCGAGATGGGCGCGGCCGGCCGCCGCTGGGTGCAGGACGAGTGGTCCTGGGACGCCTCGGCCCGCCGGCTCACCGAGCTGCTGGCCCCTTGA
- a CDS encoding MbtH family protein: MTNPFEDPEGTFLVLVNEENQHSLWPEFAEVPAGWTVAHGPAARQDCLDYVETNWTDMRPASLIKAMSA; the protein is encoded by the coding sequence ATGACCAACCCGTTCGAGGACCCCGAGGGCACCTTCCTGGTACTGGTGAACGAGGAGAACCAGCACTCGCTCTGGCCCGAGTTCGCCGAGGTCCCGGCCGGCTGGACCGTCGCGCACGGCCCGGCCGCGCGGCAGGACTGCCTGGACTACGTCGAGACCAACTGGACCGACATGCGCCCGGCCAGCCTGATCAAGGCGATGTCGGCCTGA
- a CDS encoding phosphoribosylanthranilate isomerase has product MFVKVCGVRTPGDVAAAVEAGADAIGFVLTESVRRLDPAEARELAALVPPHVLTVAVTAGVPAAEAGRRALAAGVQALQLHGDYLHEDFAEVAALPLRLLRATALRPGTDLATGAFGEEFLLLDAPVAGSGARWDLSLLDAARPRGHWLLAGGLTPANVADAIRAARPWGVDVSSGVESSRGVKDHGLIREFVANARGAALA; this is encoded by the coding sequence ATGTTCGTCAAGGTATGCGGGGTCCGGACCCCCGGGGACGTGGCCGCCGCCGTCGAGGCCGGGGCCGACGCGATCGGGTTCGTGCTGACCGAGAGCGTGCGCCGGCTCGATCCGGCCGAGGCGCGCGAGCTGGCCGCCCTGGTGCCCCCGCACGTGCTCACCGTCGCCGTCACCGCCGGCGTGCCCGCCGCCGAGGCCGGGCGCCGCGCGCTGGCCGCCGGCGTGCAGGCGCTGCAACTGCACGGCGACTACCTGCACGAGGACTTCGCCGAGGTCGCCGCCCTCCCCCTGCGCCTGCTCCGGGCGACCGCGCTGCGCCCCGGCACCGACCTCGCCACCGGCGCCTTCGGCGAGGAGTTCCTGCTGCTCGACGCCCCCGTGGCCGGCTCCGGCGCCCGCTGGGACCTCTCCCTGCTGGACGCCGCCCGCCCCCGCGGCCACTGGCTGCTGGCCGGCGGCCTCACCCCCGCCAACGTCGCCGACGCGATCCGGGCCGCCCGGCCGTGGGGCGTGGACGTGTCGAGCGGGGTCGAGTCGAGCCGCGGGGTGAAGGACCACGGGCTGATCCGCGAGTTCGTCGCCAACGCCCGGGGCGCGGCGCTCGCCTGA
- a CDS encoding DUF3320 domain-containing protein, translating to MSSPARSGADDPGLDRLKVVLSGWRNSLLDMGGRNRLLNFRHTKTASLELTSPVAATVLRGLAKGFEFAAVTAQDQPALLGALPSEARELVTQKPTQAALDSALVALSGKSRQMFNDYGLWVLWLGVGILDWREDGAQQSSSAPLLLVPVELRRDAGGRTRLHLKTDQEWIHNPALAVKLERLGVDWTRVTGAEASDLGTVLAAARAVAASRDGWSVAERVVLGLFASYKESMYQDLLQNERRILAHPLVRAVGLGPESGLPADLIDFEPPDTERIDELQLPERTPLVLDADASQRQCVAAALDRRSFVMSGPPGTGKSQTIANMIAALIQDGRSVLFVSEKAAALDVVRNRLRDVGLNDFVLALHSGDTTKRAVATELARVLTTEARVTGAAEHELDRARRLREELSAYAAAMNQVREPLGRSLHDVLGRLALLDQAETPAVLLDSRRNTPAIRALAAGQLRELVDAGRNISRAWRPVCEGEAFVWRGLSGDSGLTVAEQAVDALAGLRTAVERRPFAGFRVEPATTDAVLQYVRTVRAGLPGRPTSADTVLADDCTVLLGQLAGLFGISDPTTPDSAFELLELADLTAAPHRPPAAWLTPARCREVARATTELRQALVAESAAREAAALTFGDQVLRAAELPELVRRFTEEYQGWQWPLKKQLKSDRKAAAALTHRGTWEKQLGGRLTDALSWQVAAAEVVRLADQHAELLGSYTPRNEAGLASLEEALETTLRIVELTDENTDRRALAALLADGAEPGEAVALLADGARTALAHWCDATEHRARLWTESAEVLRRLFEAPRDAQLRIELSTSLDRARTLLGELTADPQGPQEWRAYQDAMAVLVQHGAEQLVIRAAERGVAAGQLPEVLEQAVLKAWADDVLATDARLRTTRSADLDSRVSDFQEADRRLVAAAAGAVVEACNRRRPRSLVGGAAAVIVRQAELKTRHMPVRDLLGRTRDVVRSIKPCFMMSPLTVSQFLPADYEFDVVIFDEASQVRPGDAINCIYRGRAVVVAGDAKQLPPTSFFDSSVEDEGEEYSEELPDSFESLLDACKAGTMRELPLRWHYRSRHENLIAFSNHSFYRNSMVTFPGALDEGNDVGVAFLRADGVYDRGGRRDNRIEARFVADRVIHHFDTRPRRSLGVVALSQAQATAIEEEVQQARLRRPDLDRCFSEDRLDGFFVKNLESVQGDERDVMIMSVGYGPDQQGKVGLNFGPINRDGGWRRLNVAVTRARYRMEVIASFHGGSLADSANKSLQHLKRYLEYAQDGPAVLARDLVQEDAEPDSPFEESVLNVLRDWGYQVQPQVGVAGYRIDLGVRYPELPGAYALGIECDGAMYHSSKAARDRDRLREQVLTGLGWRLHRIWGTDWYRGRTEAEARLREAVQQATERGPLGTTFSARPVEDEPNGDRPTGSAVELADVPAEPGRVPVAAPERLWSATYQVYRGSVSVPYELHTPEARPALEGLLRAIVELEGPIHDELLVQRVREVWGVGRAGTRIRDNIDVVLGRLSRSGWILREEHFSTVRGSGESKARHPDGDAARKCDQIAPEERRLALRELVVECPGMSEDEVIRQACEFFGWRRVTRDTRASLESDLAALYQAGVLDHTGGVVRAL from the coding sequence ATGTCCAGCCCCGCCCGTTCCGGAGCCGATGATCCTGGTCTTGACCGCTTGAAGGTGGTGCTCAGCGGGTGGCGCAACTCTTTGCTCGACATGGGCGGGCGCAATCGACTGCTGAACTTCCGGCACACCAAGACGGCCAGCCTGGAGTTGACCTCACCCGTCGCGGCCACGGTCCTGCGCGGGCTCGCCAAGGGGTTCGAGTTCGCGGCTGTTACGGCGCAGGACCAGCCGGCCTTGCTCGGGGCGCTGCCGTCAGAGGCGCGTGAACTCGTCACCCAGAAACCCACTCAGGCGGCGCTGGACTCCGCGCTGGTCGCACTGAGTGGCAAGTCGCGGCAGATGTTCAACGACTACGGCCTCTGGGTGCTGTGGCTGGGCGTGGGAATACTGGACTGGCGCGAGGACGGAGCGCAGCAGAGCAGTTCGGCGCCACTGCTTCTGGTTCCGGTCGAACTGCGGCGCGATGCCGGGGGGCGCACCCGGCTGCACCTGAAAACGGATCAGGAGTGGATCCACAACCCCGCGCTGGCGGTGAAGCTCGAAAGGCTCGGCGTCGACTGGACCCGGGTGACCGGCGCAGAAGCCTCGGACCTAGGGACTGTTCTGGCCGCAGCGCGGGCGGTGGCCGCGAGCCGCGACGGGTGGTCGGTCGCGGAGCGGGTCGTGCTCGGCTTGTTCGCCTCGTACAAGGAGTCCATGTACCAGGACCTGCTCCAGAACGAGCGGCGGATCCTGGCGCACCCGCTGGTGCGGGCGGTGGGCCTCGGGCCCGAGTCCGGGCTGCCGGCCGATCTGATCGACTTCGAGCCGCCGGACACGGAACGCATCGACGAGCTCCAACTACCCGAGCGCACTCCGCTGGTGCTTGACGCCGATGCCTCGCAGCGCCAGTGCGTGGCGGCGGCGCTGGACCGCCGCTCGTTCGTGATGAGCGGGCCGCCCGGCACCGGAAAGAGCCAGACCATTGCCAACATGATCGCCGCGCTCATCCAGGACGGGCGCAGCGTGTTGTTCGTCAGTGAGAAGGCCGCAGCGTTGGACGTCGTCCGCAACCGGTTGCGAGATGTCGGGCTGAACGACTTCGTGCTCGCCCTGCACAGTGGTGACACCACCAAGCGGGCGGTCGCGACGGAACTGGCGAGGGTGCTCACCACGGAGGCGAGGGTGACGGGTGCGGCCGAGCACGAGCTCGACCGGGCGCGCCGACTGCGTGAGGAGCTCTCCGCCTACGCCGCAGCGATGAACCAGGTGCGTGAACCGCTCGGCCGCAGTCTTCACGACGTCCTCGGTCGGCTGGCCCTGCTCGACCAGGCCGAGACCCCCGCCGTGCTGCTCGACAGCCGTCGGAACACTCCGGCGATCCGGGCGCTCGCAGCGGGGCAGCTACGGGAACTTGTCGACGCTGGCAGGAACATCAGCCGTGCGTGGCGCCCCGTGTGTGAAGGAGAGGCGTTCGTCTGGCGCGGACTCTCGGGCGACAGTGGGCTGACAGTCGCGGAGCAGGCAGTCGACGCGCTTGCCGGGCTGCGCACTGCAGTCGAACGGCGTCCGTTCGCCGGCTTCCGGGTCGAGCCTGCCACGACGGACGCGGTGCTGCAGTACGTACGGACAGTTCGCGCGGGTCTGCCCGGTCGGCCGACGTCGGCCGACACCGTTCTCGCTGATGACTGCACCGTACTTCTCGGTCAGCTGGCCGGTCTTTTCGGCATCTCTGATCCGACGACTCCGGACTCGGCGTTCGAGCTGCTGGAGCTCGCCGATCTGACGGCCGCGCCGCACCGGCCGCCGGCCGCCTGGCTGACCCCGGCGCGGTGCCGGGAGGTGGCCCGGGCTACGACGGAACTTCGGCAGGCGCTGGTGGCCGAGTCGGCTGCGCGGGAGGCTGCGGCCCTGACCTTCGGTGACCAGGTGCTACGAGCCGCCGAACTGCCTGAGCTGGTTCGGCGTTTCACCGAGGAGTACCAGGGCTGGCAGTGGCCGCTCAAGAAGCAGCTCAAATCCGACCGGAAGGCCGCCGCGGCCCTGACCCACCGCGGTACCTGGGAGAAGCAGCTGGGCGGGCGTCTCACGGACGCTCTCTCGTGGCAGGTTGCTGCCGCCGAGGTCGTCCGACTGGCCGATCAGCATGCAGAGTTGCTCGGGAGCTACACTCCGCGCAACGAAGCCGGTCTGGCGAGCCTTGAGGAGGCGCTCGAGACCACCCTCCGGATCGTCGAGTTGACCGACGAGAACACCGATCGCCGGGCGCTAGCGGCGCTCCTGGCGGATGGCGCCGAGCCGGGTGAGGCGGTGGCACTGCTGGCCGACGGAGCACGGACGGCGCTGGCGCACTGGTGCGATGCGACGGAGCACCGGGCCAGGCTCTGGACCGAATCGGCCGAGGTGCTACGCAGGCTCTTCGAGGCACCGCGCGACGCGCAACTGAGGATCGAGCTCTCGACCTCGCTGGACCGGGCGCGGACGCTGCTTGGTGAGCTGACGGCCGATCCCCAAGGCCCGCAGGAGTGGAGGGCATACCAGGACGCGATGGCGGTGCTCGTCCAGCACGGCGCGGAGCAGCTGGTGATCCGTGCCGCCGAGCGCGGAGTTGCCGCCGGGCAGTTGCCCGAGGTGCTGGAGCAAGCGGTGCTGAAGGCGTGGGCCGACGACGTCCTGGCGACCGACGCCCGGTTGCGCACCACCCGATCCGCCGATCTGGATTCCCGGGTCAGTGACTTCCAGGAGGCGGACCGGCGTTTGGTGGCGGCCGCGGCGGGTGCGGTCGTGGAGGCGTGCAACCGGCGACGGCCACGGAGCCTGGTGGGCGGGGCGGCTGCCGTCATCGTTCGACAAGCCGAGCTGAAGACCCGGCACATGCCGGTCCGTGACCTGCTCGGCCGGACTCGGGACGTGGTGCGGTCGATCAAACCCTGCTTCATGATGAGCCCATTGACGGTCAGTCAGTTTCTCCCGGCGGACTACGAGTTCGATGTGGTGATCTTCGACGAGGCATCGCAGGTGCGCCCGGGTGACGCGATCAACTGCATCTACCGTGGCAGGGCGGTGGTGGTCGCAGGTGATGCGAAGCAGCTTCCGCCGACCTCGTTCTTCGACTCCTCGGTCGAGGACGAGGGGGAGGAGTACAGCGAGGAGCTACCCGATTCGTTCGAGTCCCTGTTGGACGCTTGCAAGGCCGGGACGATGCGGGAGCTCCCGCTGCGATGGCACTATCGCAGCAGGCACGAGAACTTGATCGCGTTCAGCAACCACTCGTTCTACCGGAACTCGATGGTGACCTTCCCCGGTGCCCTGGACGAGGGCAATGACGTAGGGGTCGCATTTCTGCGGGCCGACGGTGTCTACGACCGCGGTGGACGTCGGGACAACCGCATCGAGGCGCGGTTCGTGGCGGACCGGGTGATCCACCACTTCGACACCCGGCCCAGGCGCTCGCTGGGCGTGGTCGCGCTCTCCCAGGCTCAGGCCACTGCGATCGAGGAAGAGGTTCAACAGGCCAGGCTCCGCCGCCCGGACCTGGACCGCTGCTTCAGCGAGGACCGGCTCGACGGCTTCTTCGTCAAGAACCTTGAGTCGGTCCAGGGCGACGAACGCGATGTGATGATCATGTCCGTTGGGTACGGTCCAGACCAGCAGGGCAAGGTGGGACTCAACTTCGGGCCGATCAATCGCGATGGCGGCTGGCGGCGACTGAACGTGGCGGTGACCCGCGCCCGCTATCGAATGGAGGTGATTGCCTCATTCCACGGCGGCAGCCTTGCGGACAGTGCCAACAAGAGCCTCCAGCACCTGAAGCGCTATCTGGAGTACGCGCAGGACGGTCCTGCTGTCCTCGCACGCGACCTCGTTCAGGAAGACGCGGAACCGGACAGCCCGTTCGAGGAGTCGGTGCTCAACGTGCTGCGGGACTGGGGGTATCAGGTCCAGCCGCAGGTCGGTGTCGCGGGCTACCGCATCGATCTGGGGGTGCGGTATCCGGAGCTGCCCGGTGCGTATGCGCTCGGCATCGAGTGTGACGGTGCCATGTACCACTCGTCCAAGGCAGCCCGCGACCGGGACCGGCTGCGGGAACAGGTGCTGACCGGGCTCGGTTGGCGGCTCCATCGGATCTGGGGTACGGACTGGTACCGAGGCCGGACCGAGGCCGAGGCTCGTCTGCGCGAGGCGGTCCAGCAGGCCACGGAGCGCGGACCGCTGGGAACGACGTTCTCAGCTCGACCGGTTGAAGACGAGCCCAATGGTGATCGCCCGACGGGATCGGCGGTGGAGCTGGCGGACGTTCCGGCGGAGCCGGGGCGCGTCCCGGTCGCAGCTCCGGAGCGGCTGTGGAGCGCGACGTACCAGGTGTATCGGGGCTCGGTGTCCGTCCCGTACGAGCTGCACACACCGGAGGCTCGACCCGCCCTTGAGGGGCTGCTGCGGGCGATCGTCGAACTGGAGGGGCCGATCCACGATGAGCTGCTGGTCCAGCGGGTCCGGGAGGTCTGGGGCGTCGGGCGGGCCGGGACGCGGATCCGCGACAACATCGACGTCGTTCTCGGTCGCCTGAGCCGGTCCGGATGGATCCTGCGCGAGGAGCATTTCTCCACGGTGCGAGGAAGCGGTGAGTCGAAGGCCCGTCACCCTGACGGGGATGCAGCTCGCAAGTGCGACCAGATCGCTCCCGAGGAGCGGCGGCTCGCCCTGCGTGAGCTGGTGGTCGAGTGCCCGGGCATGTCCGAGGACGAGGTGATCCGGCAGGCCTGCGAGTTCTTCGGGTGGCGACGGGTCACCAGGGACACTCGTGCAAGCCTGGAGTCCGACCTTGCGGCGCTCTACCAGGCAGGCGTCCTCGACCACACCGGCGGTGTGGTCAGAGCGTTGTGA